A stretch of the Enterobacter mori genome encodes the following:
- the proY gene encoding proline-specific permease ProY: MESTNKLKRGLSTRHIRFMALGSAIGTGLFYGSADAIKMAGPSVLLAYIIGGVAAYIIMRALGEMSVHNPSASSFSRYAQENLGPLAGFITGWTYCFEILIVAIADVTAFGIYMGVWFPAVPHWIWVLSVVLIICAVNLMSVKVFGELEFWFSFFKVATIIIMILAGFGIIIWGIGNGGQPTGIHNLWTNGGFFSNGWLGMVMSLQMVMFAYGGIEIIGITAGEAKDPEKSIPRAINSVPMRILVFYVGTLFVIMSIYPWNQVGTNGSPFVLTFQHMGIAFAASILNFVVLTASLSAINSDVFGVGRMLHGMAEQGSAPKVFAKTSRRGTPWVTVVVMTVALLFSVYLNYIMPENVFLVIASLATFATVWVWIMILLSQIAFRRRLSPDEAKALKFKVPGGVATTVVGLIFLVFIIGLIGYHPDTRISLYVGCAWIVLLLVGWMFKCRRDRQLAEAQ; this comes from the coding sequence ATGGAAAGCACTAACAAACTTAAACGTGGATTGAGCACCCGCCACATCCGCTTTATGGCGCTGGGCTCGGCTATCGGCACCGGTCTTTTTTATGGCTCGGCAGATGCCATCAAAATGGCCGGTCCAAGCGTTCTGCTGGCGTACATCATCGGCGGTGTTGCGGCCTATATCATCATGCGCGCGCTGGGTGAGATGTCGGTTCACAACCCGTCTGCCAGCTCCTTCTCCCGCTACGCGCAGGAAAACTTAGGCCCGCTGGCCGGGTTTATCACCGGCTGGACCTACTGCTTTGAAATCCTGATTGTGGCGATTGCCGACGTGACCGCGTTTGGCATCTATATGGGCGTCTGGTTCCCGGCGGTGCCGCACTGGATATGGGTGCTGAGCGTGGTGCTGATCATCTGCGCCGTCAACCTGATGAGCGTGAAGGTGTTTGGTGAGCTGGAGTTCTGGTTCTCCTTCTTTAAGGTCGCGACCATTATCATCATGATCCTCGCCGGTTTCGGCATCATCATCTGGGGTATCGGTAATGGCGGTCAGCCGACCGGCATCCATAACCTGTGGACGAACGGCGGCTTCTTCAGCAACGGCTGGCTCGGCATGGTGATGTCGCTTCAGATGGTCATGTTCGCCTACGGCGGTATCGAGATTATTGGGATCACCGCCGGGGAAGCGAAAGACCCGGAGAAATCCATTCCGCGCGCCATCAACTCCGTGCCGATGCGTATACTGGTGTTTTATGTGGGTACGCTGTTCGTGATTATGTCCATCTACCCGTGGAACCAGGTCGGCACCAACGGCAGCCCATTTGTTCTGACCTTCCAGCACATGGGTATCGCCTTTGCCGCCAGCATTCTCAACTTTGTGGTGCTGACCGCGTCGCTGTCGGCCATCAACAGTGACGTCTTTGGCGTAGGCCGTATGCTGCACGGCATGGCGGAGCAGGGCAGCGCGCCGAAGGTGTTCGCCAAAACCTCACGCCGCGGCACGCCGTGGGTGACCGTCGTGGTCATGACCGTGGCGCTGCTGTTCTCGGTTTACCTGAATTACATCATGCCGGAAAACGTCTTCCTGGTAATTGCCTCACTGGCGACCTTCGCGACGGTGTGGGTGTGGATCATGATCCTGCTGTCGCAGATTGCCTTTCGCCGTCGTCTGTCGCCGGATGAGGCGAAAGCGCTGAAGTTCAAAGTACCGGGCGGGGTGGCAACCACCGTCGTTGGGCTGATCTTCCTGGTGTTTATCATTGGGCTGATTGGCTACCACCCGGACACCCGTATTTCCCTGTATGTGGGCTGCGCGTGGATCGTCCTGCTGCTGGTGGGCTGGATGTTCAAATGCCGCCGTGACCGTCAGTTGGCAGAAGCACAGTAA